One window of the Methanocaldococcus vulcanius M7 genome contains the following:
- a CDS encoding RAMP superfamily CRISPR-associated protein: MSKYDALIEINVEKITNLSEYFLYMKYYFKPKNYGKIENYLFKRNNKPIAIDNKFEKLIEDFPFLKIKFDHEIQKNNLRGNLFKTLKKYKSLETLKDFPLTYFKNEIIGHSKIFEFSEDENLEMIRKISIFSSEEDLKNTIKKHPKYSFGIWVKFELNQPYFSRDDEEFYLIQNPVLKEKVFKVPMIRGSGWKGAIANAGRELIKENIDKKEFWDYVFSYLRIFGTGNEEFRELINLLKNKNKDELKKSLLKYLIFNLNVAVEFDNIEKDWKKIIEEHFDPNFRNIFNYEEDKKKYYEAKKGKVVFYPTYFDRLSLEVINPHSRKTRAGTNPIHYEVVPKGVEGILQIVYVPFDGILKKDDKLKEEVEKDLRFLCECIKKVAGLGVGAKTKLGWGTFEIKEKVVYSNKEIEIPEGWGDGNRCE, from the coding sequence ATGTCTAAGTATGATGCCTTAATTGAAATAAATGTTGAGAAAATAACTAACCTATCAGAATACTTTCTATATATGAAATATTATTTTAAGCCAAAGAATTATGGCAAAATAGAAAATTATTTATTTAAACGAAATAATAAACCAATAGCAATTGACAATAAATTTGAAAAATTAATAGAAGATTTCCCGTTCTTAAAAATAAAATTTGATCATGAGATTCAAAAAAATAATCTTAGGGGAAATCTATTTAAAACTCTAAAAAAATACAAATCTCTCGAAACTTTAAAAGATTTTCCTTTGACTTATTTTAAAAATGAAATAATTGGTCATTCAAAAATCTTTGAATTCTCAGAAGATGAAAATTTAGAGATGATCAGAAAGATTTCTATATTTTCTTCAGAAGAAGACCTTAAAAATACTATTAAAAAACATCCAAAATACTCCTTTGGAATTTGGGTTAAGTTTGAATTAAACCAGCCATATTTCTCAAGAGATGATGAAGAATTTTACTTGATTCAAAATCCAGTATTGAAAGAGAAAGTTTTTAAAGTTCCAATGATTAGGGGGAGTGGTTGGAAAGGAGCAATAGCAAATGCTGGAAGAGAATTAATTAAAGAAAATATTGACAAAAAAGAATTTTGGGATTATGTTTTTAGTTATTTAAGAATCTTTGGAACTGGAAACGAAGAGTTTAGAGAGTTGATAAATCTCTTGAAAAACAAAAACAAAGATGAATTGAAAAAATCCTTACTTAAATATTTAATATTTAACTTGAATGTTGCTGTAGAATTTGATAATATAGAAAAAGACTGGAAAAAAATTATTGAGGAACATTTTGACCCAAATTTTAGAAATATATTTAATTATGAAGAGGATAAAAAGAAATACTACGAAGCAAAGAAAGGAAAGGTTGTATTTTATCCAACTTACTTTGATAGATTAAGTTTAGAAGTTATAAATCCTCATAGTAGAAAAACAAGGGCTGGAACAAATCCAATTCATTATGAGGTTGTTCCAAAAGGGGTAGAAGGAATTTTGCAGATTGTTTATGTTCCTTTTGATGGGATTTTAAAGAAAGATGATAAATTAAAAGAAGAAGTTGAAAAAGATTTGAGATTTCTATGTGAATGTATTAAAAAAGTTGCTGGTTTAGGAGTGGGGGCAAAGACAAAACTTGGGTGGGGAACTTTTGAAATAAAAGAAAAAGTAGTCTATTCTAATAAAGAGATAGAAATTCCAGAGGGGTGGGGGGATGGCAATAGATGTGAATAA
- the cmr1 gene encoding type III-B CRISPR module RAMP protein Cmr1 — protein MSKLNVKFKTLTPLWTSNAWGQCIEIRSSSIIGSLRFWFEVLCYFNGIVNDNYFDNEGKPCEKLNYKDFQKKLEDKINRKLKNDEEYNIEKLTDEILSELGISLPSRIFGCTGWRGRIKIKKIEPIEDYCFGNRLNLPYAIGIKKDNGDKNIIEWRTKNDYHQFIKEKYNGDNNNFKKDWSVWYFSDPYFYGKFEVTFETDKTIKDAVLIPLLNFIEKYGYIGGKWNIGYGRVKILNNDWDKDKTTFELSNFIKSVKNGKIEKYEDFDFNDIVENINNENSKEIGSFNDLLKIQNKILILKNQIEGNFKDIIKELIKIRALRRKGHKEDRGDNNERHQIFGYNNPTEGSKILPYIYEDKDDRKLKGGFISITGILNIKGDTNV, from the coding sequence ATGTCTAAACTAAATGTTAAGTTTAAAACATTAACTCCCTTATGGACAAGTAATGCGTGGGGACAGTGTATTGAGATAAGATCTTCATCTATTATAGGAAGTTTAAGATTTTGGTTTGAAGTTTTGTGTTATTTTAATGGAATTGTCAACGATAACTATTTTGATAACGAAGGAAAACCTTGTGAAAAATTAAATTACAAAGATTTTCAAAAGAAATTAGAAGACAAAATTAATAGAAAATTGAAGAATGATGAAGAGTATAACATTGAAAAATTAACTGATGAAATCTTATCTGAATTAGGAATTTCACTACCTTCAAGGATTTTTGGATGCACTGGTTGGAGAGGGAGGATTAAGATAAAGAAAATTGAACCAATAGAAGATTATTGTTTTGGAAATAGATTAAATTTACCTTATGCTATTGGAATTAAAAAAGATAATGGTGACAAAAATATAATAGAATGGCGAACAAAAAATGATTATCATCAGTTTATTAAAGAAAAATACAATGGAGATAACAATAATTTTAAAAAAGATTGGTCAGTTTGGTATTTTTCAGATCCCTATTTTTATGGAAAGTTTGAAGTAACTTTTGAAACTGATAAAACAATAAAAGATGCTGTTTTAATTCCCTTATTAAATTTTATTGAGAAATATGGCTATATTGGTGGAAAATGGAATATTGGGTATGGTAGGGTTAAAATTCTGAATAATGATTGGGACAAAGATAAAACTACATTTGAATTAAGTAATTTTATAAAATCTGTAAAAAATGGAAAAATTGAAAAATACGAAGATTTTGATTTTAATGATATTGTAGAGAACATTAACAATGAAAATAGTAAAGAGATTGGTAGTTTTAATGACTTATTAAAAATACAAAATAAAATTTTAATTCTAAAAAATCAAATTGAGGGTAATTTTAAAGACATTATTAAAGAACTAATAAAAATCAGGGCACTAAGAAGAAAGGGGCACAAAGAAGATCGTGGGGATAATAATGAAAGACATCAAATTTTTGGATATAACAATCCAACGGAAGGATCAAAGATTTTGCCGTATATTTATGAAGATAAAGATGATAGAAAATTAAAAGGAGGATTCATCTCAATTACCGGAATTTTAAATATAAAAGGTGATACCAATGTCTAA
- a CDS encoding helicase-related protein produces the protein MQDKIKNYLTKKIFLHNPLLFFYALNHPTSKKEIKPFIHQIHLLYNAMLLRPVRFLIADEIGLGKTIESLAIARYLELKEGIKKILVLTPKILREQWEAEIKRVGGIPRIIKDGNDINNIKSSLQYYDSVYIIISIDLAKRYVDKILQIDWDLVIVDEAHNITKNTQRGKLVEKLSKKVRNMLLLSATPHRGDPQDYLYRLKLLDPTLIDDFDKLNTQNFYSKTHDILVFRRTKKLVNALGTKRVFKDCKFNAVVVDLSEEEKRFFTLLEETLKNILKNTKRNSPISLLAVILGKRASSSYKAAIETLNRIIKTNILKTDDIDVSEDIQNLFSLSFEEMEFEDYMEISDIINNIVDKYSPYLNKEQKNLFENLLKTTTNIIVKKDSKIDALAKIIAEHIRNNEKIVVFTEYVDTLKYLQENLPKYLDNYGINIDTNEILTLSGENKNLLENINKKFEDCGKILLATDVASEGLNLQIASVLINYDSPWSPIKLEQRIGRVWRLGQEKDVSVYNIFLSNRMDLELLNNLYKKIMNIKNALDNQLAIGKEIYIANAENLFNLEEFAYIKNLSEYDIIISAIVGNLGDYTEEIVRTLKIIRNKLKMMNIFPEERAEEIKKEVLKLIKNENYLEIGKIEEILRYYQEKILNGNIHSQNKLYQIIKSKNDDDLQVSRIVVKSPFKNRDYLFFVKVLTEDNKGVWEIPVIAHREKNVKLMTGVEVLKYLISIFSRELFFTNYIEKPYEKQILAIKGNIFAYVRNNFVNNINKRISNYEDLKNSGLKDDKLFKNLKVVVDKPVIIDYLPENEFLIEKIIPLDIINNLGLDKDNIIMPNENDLKAMDRNFLPLEELVKIEKLAMNIVMNIEEKRLANKYGYENKGKTWDVLDVSLHEHYDIKVIENGKEKYIEVKGHKGLLPIAELTEAEYKFAMENEDKYYLYIVCNLGKDEKNAILFEIYKPLNKEDRKIYLIKNGEKIDVSRYYNNMNIAEKKRYLLHF, from the coding sequence TTGCAAGATAAAATAAAAAACTATCTCACAAAAAAGATATTTTTGCATAATCCCTTACTATTCTTTTATGCTTTAAATCATCCAACCTCAAAAAAAGAAATAAAACCATTCATACACCAAATTCATCTTTTATATAATGCCATGCTTCTCCGCCCAGTTCGTTTTTTAATTGCGGATGAGATTGGCTTAGGTAAAACAATAGAGTCGCTTGCAATAGCGAGATATTTAGAACTAAAAGAAGGAATAAAAAAGATTTTGGTTTTAACTCCAAAAATTTTAAGAGAACAGTGGGAGGCAGAGATAAAGAGAGTTGGGGGAATTCCAAGAATTATTAAAGATGGGAATGATATAAATAATATTAAAAGTTCTTTGCAGTATTATGATTCTGTTTATATCATAATTTCAATTGACCTTGCAAAAAGGTATGTTGATAAAATATTGCAAATTGATTGGGATTTAGTTATTGTTGATGAAGCCCACAACATCACCAAAAACACTCAAAGAGGAAAATTAGTTGAAAAGCTTTCAAAAAAAGTAAGAAATATGCTTTTACTTTCTGCAACTCCACATAGAGGAGACCCTCAAGATTACCTATATCGACTAAAATTATTAGACCCTACACTTATAGATGATTTTGATAAATTAAATACTCAAAATTTCTACTCTAAAACCCATGATATATTAGTTTTTAGAAGGACGAAAAAATTAGTAAATGCTCTCGGGACTAAAAGAGTTTTTAAGGATTGCAAATTTAATGCAGTGGTAGTAGATTTATCAGAAGAGGAAAAAAGATTTTTTACCCTTCTTGAAGAGACACTTAAAAATATATTGAAAAATACAAAAAGAAACTCTCCAATATCACTTTTAGCAGTAATTTTGGGGAAGAGAGCATCTTCAAGTTATAAAGCAGCAATTGAAACACTGAATAGGATTATAAAAACTAACATTTTAAAAACTGACGATATTGATGTGTCAGAGGACATTCAAAACCTCTTCTCATTAAGTTTTGAAGAAATGGAATTTGAGGACTATATGGAAATATCTGACATAATAAATAATATTGTTGATAAATATTCTCCCTACCTAAACAAGGAGCAGAAAAACTTATTTGAAAATCTCCTTAAAACAACAACTAACATCATAGTCAAAAAAGATAGTAAAATTGACGCTTTAGCAAAAATTATTGCAGAACATATTAGAAACAATGAAAAAATTGTTGTATTTACTGAATATGTTGATACTCTCAAATATCTTCAAGAAAATCTGCCTAAGTATTTAGATAACTATGGTATTAACATAGATACAAATGAGATATTAACGCTTTCAGGAGAAAATAAAAATCTGTTAGAGAATATTAATAAAAAATTTGAAGATTGTGGAAAAATTTTACTTGCTACAGATGTTGCTTCTGAAGGGCTTAATTTACAAATTGCGAGTGTTTTGATAAACTATGATTCTCCATGGAGTCCTATAAAATTAGAACAGAGAATTGGTAGAGTTTGGAGATTAGGGCAAGAAAAAGATGTCTCTGTTTATAATATTTTCCTTTCAAATAGAATGGATTTAGAACTGCTTAACAACCTTTATAAAAAAATTATGAATATTAAAAATGCACTTGATAATCAATTAGCAATAGGTAAGGAGATATATATTGCAAATGCTGAAAATTTATTTAACTTAGAAGAATTTGCATACATAAAAAACTTGTCTGAATATGATATTATAATTTCAGCAATAGTTGGAAATCTAGGAGATTATACAGAAGAAATTGTCAGAACACTAAAAATTATTAGAAATAAACTAAAAATGATGAACATTTTTCCAGAAGAACGTGCTGAAGAAATTAAAAAGGAAGTTTTAAAACTTATCAAAAACGAAAATTACTTAGAGATTGGAAAGATTGAAGAGATTTTGAGATATTATCAAGAGAAAATCTTAAATGGAAATATACATTCCCAAAATAAATTGTATCAAATTATAAAATCAAAAAATGATGATGACTTACAAGTATCAAGAATCGTTGTAAAAAGTCCATTTAAAAATAGGGATTATTTATTTTTTGTAAAGGTATTGACTGAAGATAATAAAGGTGTCTGGGAAATTCCAGTGATAGCACATAGAGAAAAGAATGTTAAATTAATGACAGGTGTTGAAGTATTAAAATATCTTATATCAATTTTTAGCAGAGAGTTATTTTTCACAAACTACATAGAAAAACCTTACGAAAAGCAGATATTGGCTATTAAGGGAAATATTTTCGCTTATGTTAGAAATAACTTTGTAAATAATATAAATAAAAGAATATCAAATTATGAAGACCTTAAGAACTCAGGTTTAAAAGATGACAAATTATTTAAGAACTTGAAAGTGGTTGTAGATAAACCAGTAATTATTGATTACCTACCAGAGAATGAGTTTTTAATTGAAAAAATCATCCCATTAGATATTATAAATAATTTAGGTTTAGATAAAGACAATATTATTATGCCAAATGAAAATGATTTAAAGGCAATGGATAGAAATTTTCTCCCCCTTGAAGAACTTGTAAAGATTGAAAAATTGGCAATGAACATTGTAATGAATATCGAAGAAAAAAGATTAGCAAATAAATATGGATATGAAAATAAAGGCAAAACTTGGGATGTTTTGGATGTTTCCCTACATGAGCATTATGATATAAAGGTTATTGAAAATGGAAAGGAAAAATACATTGAAGTAAAGGGGCATAAAGGATTGTTACCAATTGCAGAACTTACAGAGGCAGAATATAAATTTGCTATGGAAAATGAAGATAAGTATTATTTATATATCGTCTGTAACCTTGGAAAAGATGAAAAAAATGCAATATTATTTGAAATTTATAAACCTCTCAACAAAGAAGATAGAAAAATTTATCTAATTAAAAACGGAGAAAAAATAGATGTTAGCAGATATTATAATAACATGAATATCGCTGAAAAAAAGAGATACTTATTACATTTTTAG
- a CDS encoding DUF499 domain-containing protein: MQKLKVWEDVLDETLDMQVAPELGDVINKTAHKIYTNSEEFFKRTYFTDSMLQILDRLINTLSGKERHNIFLIYSLFGGGKTHTILTIYHAINNPNSLVNDETLKDYTEDKKEKIKSIGLKLKDLQTQNIKILPIYGKGKLGQPSSPLNFGAYKVKTLWGYIGHCLGKYSIVENDDKNLTVPDIETLRELLKGNKVVFLVDEIVHYIDNLYNSGNEDDRRYAKNICKFFDTLSTALIGTDSIMILTLPMEKDGEKVEKGYNKEIVLSLHRAVERVGGAELYSPLRTEGISGGEIVEILKKRIFEKIDDDFKEKIIEKYREIYSNTEIFGRFEESLSKTYPFHPDYIATLRTIVERGGLQKTRDMVRITRIVIRSLLQEEDLPTLIMPYHINPKNEKLRGILFGRNQVFADYGGAVLDVDLSAEKFKRFSKPELAEIILRYIFLKTYPYDSPIPLEGFPKKDTLARAVYEINFFEKHALQLTDIINTINEIEKSSSFIYLIKKDGIFWFWRVANVSQMIESKKEELLTLNIVSVHKKLEEFVKKFAVEGRGLRTRRIENNISFFKKSNIVVSRDPQEFQDTEDYKLQILIRDDVDKSLLYRIIYQYGTGTRTYRNTITVCYADKSIDKLFEITARIMACDKVKGDIKAKYKSYGEEVVQIQTSMVRSIEEDTKAEFDEFVASVFKKVAYPKDNDVEIVNATPTSKSILENVYSALIEWGKIPKKLTFEGLEYYLNEVNITFNKPIMFSELKSIIRTNTKLPFITDDQLKEAIKEGVKDLKIGIERDGRILFKRIHQSLPNYDEAGVPLDDIKDTDIILPQIKALNKQINHILKEEKDEVVGNRYIKVWYEVYISEDESLPLRELVEETEDGFVVKPEFVDLVINGYIVRKTEEKIIGERNEFSLKLDRHNIEGKPGENVDVKVIITPLKGNDFEVNLEVDEGELDIDHGKVPYETTWHIKIPEAKKTYKIKAISEDGIVKTDKITLIPRTDIVEVHELSEDLKGGKLLEIRGIKSSDDLNIIPENLNVKVRGILIIENDEHFKADFNNLSLDVVKYIIEEIEGVLDHKAMLDVDIIFTEEIKIDDLIFEKLRCLNKKAVFKIKKC; encoded by the coding sequence ATGCAAAAATTAAAAGTTTGGGAGGATGTTTTAGATGAGACATTAGACATGCAAGTAGCCCCTGAATTGGGGGACGTTATTAACAAAACTGCTCATAAAATTTATACTAACTCAGAAGAGTTTTTTAAAAGGACATACTTTACTGACTCTATGTTGCAGATACTTGATAGATTAATAAATACTTTAAGTGGGAAAGAAAGGCATAATATATTCTTAATATACTCTCTCTTTGGAGGGGGAAAAACACATACAATATTAACAATCTATCATGCAATTAATAATCCTAACTCTCTTGTAAATGATGAAACTTTAAAGGACTACACTGAAGATAAAAAGGAGAAGATAAAAAGTATTGGATTGAAATTAAAAGACCTTCAAACTCAAAATATAAAAATACTTCCAATATATGGTAAAGGAAAATTAGGACAGCCAAGCAGTCCATTAAACTTTGGTGCTTATAAAGTTAAAACATTATGGGGATATATAGGGCATTGCTTAGGAAAATATTCCATAGTTGAAAATGACGATAAAAACTTAACAGTTCCCGATATAGAAACCTTAAGAGAGCTTTTAAAAGGAAATAAAGTAGTGTTTTTAGTTGATGAGATTGTTCATTATATAGACAACTTATACAACAGTGGAAATGAGGATGATAGAAGATACGCAAAAAATATCTGCAAGTTCTTTGACACTTTATCAACTGCTTTAATTGGAACCGACAGCATTATGATTTTAACCTTACCAATGGAAAAAGATGGAGAAAAAGTTGAAAAGGGATATAATAAAGAAATAGTCCTTTCTCTACATAGGGCTGTTGAAAGAGTTGGAGGGGCGGAACTCTACTCTCCATTAAGAACTGAAGGTATTTCTGGAGGAGAAATTGTTGAAATTTTAAAGAAAAGGATTTTTGAAAAAATAGATGACGATTTTAAAGAAAAAATAATTGAAAAATACAGAGAAATTTATTCAAACACTGAAATATTTGGAAGATTTGAAGAAAGCTTGTCAAAAACATATCCATTCCATCCTGACTATATAGCAACGTTAAGAACCATAGTTGAAAGAGGGGGCTTACAAAAAACAAGAGATATGGTTAGAATAACAAGAATTGTTATAAGAAGTTTATTACAAGAAGAAGACCTCCCAACCTTGATAATGCCTTACCACATAAACCCAAAAAATGAAAAACTGAGAGGAATATTATTTGGAAGAAATCAAGTATTTGCTGACTATGGAGGAGCAGTGTTGGATGTAGATTTATCTGCTGAAAAATTTAAAAGATTTTCAAAGCCGGAATTGGCAGAGATTATCTTAAGATATATATTCTTAAAAACCTATCCTTATGATTCTCCAATACCGCTTGAGGGTTTTCCAAAAAAAGATACCCTTGCAAGGGCTGTTTATGAAATCAACTTCTTTGAAAAACATGCATTGCAATTAACAGATATTATAAACACCATAAATGAAATTGAAAAAAGCTCATCATTTATATATTTAATTAAAAAAGATGGAATTTTCTGGTTTTGGAGAGTTGCAAATGTATCTCAAATGATTGAAAGCAAAAAAGAGGAATTATTAACTCTTAATATAGTTAGTGTTCATAAGAAACTTGAGGAATTCGTTAAAAAATTTGCTGTTGAAGGAAGAGGTTTAAGAACCAGAAGAATTGAAAATAATATATCATTCTTCAAAAAATCTAATATTGTTGTTTCAAGAGACCCCCAAGAATTCCAAGATACTGAGGATTATAAATTGCAAATACTCATAAGGGATGATGTTGATAAGTCCCTGCTTTATAGGATAATTTATCAGTATGGAACTGGAACGAGAACATATAGAAATACAATAACTGTTTGCTATGCTGATAAATCCATAGACAAATTGTTTGAAATAACTGCCCGTATAATGGCTTGTGATAAAGTAAAAGGAGATATTAAAGCAAAATATAAGTCGTATGGGGAGGAGGTTGTTCAGATACAGACAAGTATGGTAAGAAGTATTGAGGAGGATACAAAAGCAGAGTTTGATGAGTTTGTAGCAAGTGTATTTAAAAAAGTTGCATATCCTAAAGATAATGATGTGGAAATCGTTAATGCCACCCCAACCTCCAAATCAATACTTGAAAATGTCTATTCTGCACTGATTGAATGGGGAAAAATCCCCAAAAAACTAACTTTCGAAGGTCTCGAGTATTATTTAAATGAGGTAAATATTACTTTTAATAAACCAATAATGTTTTCAGAACTTAAAAGCATAATAAGAACAAACACAAAACTTCCATTTATTACGGATGATCAATTAAAAGAGGCGATAAAAGAGGGAGTTAAGGACTTAAAAATTGGTATTGAGAGAGATGGAAGAATTTTATTCAAAAGAATCCATCAATCTCTACCAAATTATGATGAGGCAGGAGTTCCTCTCGATGATATAAAAGATACTGATATTATATTACCTCAAATAAAGGCATTAAATAAACAAATAAATCATATTTTAAAAGAAGAAAAGGATGAAGTGGTTGGTAATAGATATATAAAAGTTTGGTATGAAGTTTATATTTCAGAAGATGAGTCACTGCCATTAAGAGAACTTGTTGAAGAGACGGAAGATGGATTTGTTGTTAAGCCCGAATTTGTGGATTTAGTAATAAACGGCTATATAGTAAGAAAAACTGAGGAAAAAATTATTGGAGAAAGAAATGAATTTTCTTTAAAATTGGATAGGCATAATATTGAAGGAAAGCCGGGAGAAAATGTAGATGTAAAAGTAATAATAACGCCGTTAAAAGGCAATGATTTTGAAGTGAATCTTGAAGTTGACGAAGGGGAATTAGATATAGACCACGGAAAAGTTCCTTACGAAACTACATGGCACATTAAAATCCCTGAAGCTAAGAAAACTTATAAGATAAAGGCAATATCGGAAGATGGCATTGTAAAGACAGATAAAATAACTCTTATTCCAAGAACTGATATTGTAGAAGTTCATGAATTGTCTGAAGACCTAAAAGGAGGAAAATTATTAGAAATAAGAGGCATTAAATCCTCAGATGACTTAAACATTATTCCCGAAAACTTAAATGTCAAAGTTAGAGGAATCCTTATTATTGAAAATGATGAACACTTTAAGGCGGACTTCAATAATTTATCTCTCGATGTTGTAAAATACATTATTGAGGAGATAGAGGGAGTTTTAGACCATAAAGCGATGTTAGATGTGGATATTATTTTTACAGAAGAAATAAAAATTGACGACTTAATATTTGAGAAACTTAGATGCTTAAATAAAAAAGCAGTATTTAAAATTAAGAAATGTTGA